A single genomic interval of Vibrio gallicus harbors:
- a CDS encoding TVP38/TMEM64 family protein — translation MNKKLIIGVILVAVVVLLAVNFGQYLTLENAKAQQAALNSHIQQNFRISAAIYFIGYIFITAFSIPGAAVVTLLGAALFGFWTSLLLVSFASTIGATLAFLSSRYLLRDWVQSKFGNKLDTINKGVEKDGAFYLFSLRLIPVFPFFLINLLMGLTPISMGKFYIVSQLGMLAGTMVYLNAGTQLAEIDSLSGIVSPTVLASFALLGLFPLIAKWVMNRLRPSTC, via the coding sequence TAAGAAATTGATTATTGGCGTAATTTTAGTGGCTGTGGTTGTTTTGCTAGCCGTCAATTTTGGGCAGTATCTGACCCTCGAAAATGCCAAGGCACAGCAAGCTGCCCTAAATAGCCATATACAGCAAAACTTTAGGATATCTGCCGCTATCTATTTTATTGGCTATATTTTTATTACCGCTTTTTCAATCCCTGGGGCTGCGGTTGTTACCCTATTAGGCGCGGCACTATTTGGTTTTTGGACGAGCCTGCTACTGGTATCATTCGCCAGCACTATAGGGGCAACACTTGCCTTTTTAAGCAGTCGTTATCTATTGCGTGATTGGGTACAGTCTAAGTTTGGTAATAAGCTTGATACCATCAATAAAGGTGTGGAGAAAGATGGCGCTTTCTATCTATTTTCATTGCGCCTTATTCCCGTATTTCCATTCTTCTTGATCAACCTATTGATGGGACTCACCCCTATCAGCATGGGTAAATTCTATATTGTGAGTCAATTAGGTATGTTAGCTGGCACTATGGTGTATCTTAACGCAGGGACACAATTAGCTGAAATAGACAGCCTTTCCGGTATTGTGTCTCCGACTGTATTGGCATCATTTGCTCTACTTGGTCTATTCCCATTAATAGCGAAATGGGTGATGAATAGGCTTAGACCTAGCACCTGCTAA
- a CDS encoding DUF2007 domain-containing protein, giving the protein MKIFIASNPPEAHFISELLIAEGVAVEVRGEGLFGLQGELPFDESTQPYVWLSDPSLLDKAQAVIQAYSQQGNYQDWTCPHCSEVNEGQFALCWQCSNSNPDQATD; this is encoded by the coding sequence ATGAAGATATTTATTGCCAGTAATCCACCTGAGGCACACTTTATCAGTGAGCTTTTAATTGCCGAAGGGGTTGCCGTTGAGGTTCGTGGTGAGGGGCTCTTTGGTTTACAAGGAGAGTTGCCATTCGATGAGTCTACTCAGCCTTATGTGTGGCTATCCGACCCCAGCTTACTGGATAAAGCCCAAGCGGTAATACAAGCATACTCCCAGCAGGGTAACTATCAAGATTGGACCTGCCCTCATTGCAGTGAAGTCAATGAAGGGCAATTTGCCTTATGCTGGCAGTGCTCGAATAGTAACCCCGATCAGGCTACAGATTGA
- a CDS encoding alpha/beta fold hydrolase, producing the protein MNSAVTSPLLFHKAFPHPSSKEWVVFVHGAGGSSSIWFKQIKAYKQHFNVLLVDLRGHGKSNNLLKEIMSKRYTFEAVTKDIVAVLDHLKIASAHFVGMSLGTIIVRNMAEIASGRVRSMVLGGAITRFDARSQFLVKLGDLSKHIIPYMWLYSLFAWIIMPQKGQVESRHMFIGEARKLCQKEFKRWFKLAAEVNPLMRYFKEKELDIPTLYLMGDKDYMFIKPVKEMVSVHKHSKLIEIEDCGHVCNVEKPLHFNRESIAFIQSVA; encoded by the coding sequence ATGAATTCTGCCGTTACTTCACCTTTACTATTTCATAAAGCCTTTCCCCATCCTTCTTCTAAGGAGTGGGTCGTTTTTGTGCATGGTGCAGGGGGAAGTTCATCGATTTGGTTTAAACAGATCAAGGCTTATAAACAACACTTTAATGTGCTATTGGTCGATCTTCGTGGCCATGGGAAGTCAAATAACCTGCTTAAAGAGATCATGAGTAAGCGTTATACGTTTGAAGCGGTTACCAAGGATATTGTTGCAGTATTAGACCACTTAAAGATCGCCTCAGCGCATTTTGTCGGTATGTCCCTTGGCACCATAATTGTACGCAATATGGCGGAAATTGCTTCAGGTCGAGTGCGTTCGATGGTACTTGGTGGTGCGATAACTCGCTTTGATGCACGCTCTCAATTTCTAGTAAAGCTTGGAGATCTTAGCAAACACATTATTCCGTATATGTGGTTGTATAGCCTGTTTGCGTGGATCATCATGCCGCAAAAAGGACAGGTAGAGTCAAGGCATATGTTTATTGGCGAAGCACGTAAGTTGTGCCAGAAAGAGTTTAAACGTTGGTTTAAACTGGCCGCTGAGGTCAATCCTCTGATGCGTTACTTTAAAGAAAAAGAGCTCGATATCCCAACCTTGTATCTAATGGGCGATAAAGACTATATGTTTATTAAGCCGGTAAAGGAGATGGTATCGGTGCATAAGCACAGTAAGCTTATTGAGATAGAAGATTGTGGCCATGTATGTAATGTAGAAAAGCCCCTTCATTTTAATCGAGAGTCGATAGCCTTTATTCAATCTGTAGCCTGA
- a CDS encoding DUF3833 domain-containing protein — protein MKILKGWLIVWVSLLIGCSAELSDYHSSTPKFQLFQYFEGRVDAWGMIQDSSGKQTRRFSVKLNGVVDGNVLTLDEQFEFDDGERSTRVWVITRLEDGTYQGKADDIVGVATGEEIGNALHWVYDFELPRGDSLVTVAFDDWLYRQDAKRVFNLTSIKKFGIEFGRLTLFFDKQ, from the coding sequence ATGAAGATATTAAAGGGATGGCTCATCGTGTGGGTGAGTCTACTTATCGGCTGTAGTGCAGAACTCAGTGATTACCATAGCAGTACGCCTAAGTTTCAGCTGTTTCAGTACTTTGAGGGACGGGTTGACGCTTGGGGAATGATACAAGATAGCAGCGGTAAACAGACTCGACGCTTCTCAGTAAAGCTCAATGGTGTTGTTGATGGCAATGTATTGACGCTAGATGAGCAGTTTGAATTTGATGATGGGGAGCGAAGCACACGAGTTTGGGTTATTACCCGTCTTGAAGATGGTACCTATCAAGGCAAGGCTGATGATATCGTAGGTGTCGCAACGGGTGAAGAAATCGGCAATGCATTGCACTGGGTTTATGATTTTGAGCTACCACGTGGGGACTCATTAGTGACCGTTGCCTTTGATGATTGGCTTTATCGACAAGACGCTAAGCGGGTATTCAATCTCACATCAATTAAAAAGTTTGGCATTGAATTTGGACGCCTTACGCTGTTTTTTGATAAGCAGTAA
- a CDS encoding chalcone isomerase family protein: MKWAFRLFGLLSLGLSTVVAASDVKTTQRWQAWPTVGSAQLDFLFFDVYTSELKAPHGRYTLSDDVTPHPIALSIHYQRNIAKAHLLKETRKQWLHLGYKQADFSQWEIKLATIYPEIKKGDRLVYVSNGSSGVFYYYEQKRNGRMVGKIEQEAFNDAFVAIWLSPKTEYPDHRAQLIGLNQ, from the coding sequence ATGAAATGGGCATTTCGGTTATTCGGTCTACTGAGTCTAGGGCTCTCAACTGTGGTCGCAGCCAGTGATGTAAAAACAACCCAGCGCTGGCAGGCTTGGCCAACGGTCGGCTCAGCACAGCTTGATTTTCTGTTTTTTGATGTATACACCTCAGAGCTAAAAGCGCCGCACGGGCGATACACCTTAAGTGATGACGTCACGCCTCATCCTATTGCGCTTTCCATTCACTATCAGCGAAACATCGCTAAAGCACATCTCTTAAAAGAAACGCGCAAGCAGTGGCTGCATCTTGGGTATAAGCAGGCTGATTTTAGTCAATGGGAGATAAAGCTGGCGACGATTTATCCTGAGATAAAAAAGGGGGATCGGCTAGTGTATGTCAGTAATGGCAGTAGTGGTGTCTTTTACTATTATGAGCAAAAACGAAATGGAAGAATGGTGGGTAAGATTGAGCAAGAAGCATTTAATGATGCCTTTGTGGCGATTTGGTTATCCCCTAAAACAGAATACCCAGACCATCGAGCGCAATTGATAGGGCTAAATCAATGA
- a CDS encoding DUF2878 domain-containing protein: protein MNKVLVVKSLWFQSLWFLAVIGRDSTLLLLWFAIVATLAFSVVRRELAMGWLSCFVVLGVVLDWGNAYLGLFTFPTPFIPLWLIALWIIFVWYAYQMKTILTLYPIWAVSIISALGAAGSYFAGAKLGAVIWPQGNTFTLLVLIVEWSVLMSLLVVSLRKRRLIV from the coding sequence ATGAATAAGGTTCTGGTGGTTAAGTCTCTGTGGTTTCAATCACTGTGGTTTTTAGCTGTGATTGGACGCGATTCGACGCTCCTATTACTTTGGTTTGCTATTGTGGCAACGTTGGCATTCAGCGTTGTACGACGAGAGTTAGCAATGGGGTGGTTGAGCTGTTTCGTTGTATTGGGTGTTGTGCTTGATTGGGGCAATGCCTATCTGGGGCTATTTACATTTCCTACACCGTTTATTCCGTTATGGCTGATTGCGCTGTGGATAATATTTGTGTGGTATGCCTATCAAATGAAAACTATTTTGACCCTTTATCCTATCTGGGCCGTATCAATAATAAGTGCATTAGGGGCGGCGGGCAGTTATTTTGCTGGCGCTAAACTGGGCGCGGTTATCTGGCCTCAAGGCAATACATTCACCTTGCTGGTGCTGATAGTAGAATGGAGCGTTTTGATGTCATTGCTGGTGGTATCACTGAGAAAACGGCGCTTAATTGTCTAG
- a CDS encoding SAM-dependent methyltransferase has translation MSNSQSMMVTTELSGIQKAARAFIMEQLKSLRWGKLSVVEVFGPQAEQFNFGQSDAEVVGVVEVQTPDFYLRMLKGGSIAAARAYIDGDWESPNLVAVMQVMAKNTAKLDHINGRMGVFTRFANLIGHWKNRNTQRNAKQNILAHYDLGNSLYERFLDNEMLYSSALYLNKDDSLEQAQQNKMQRLCEQLQLQASDRVIEIGTGWGGMAIYMAKNFGCHVTTTTISDEQFDYAQQRIEQEGLQHKITLLKKDYRLLEGTFDKLVSIEMIEAVGRAFLASYIDKCNALVKPGGRVAIQSITIADQRFESYSNSVDFIQKYIFPGGFLPSVSYLLEQTTKHSQLVIEDLYDIGIDYAYTLREWRERFNHADRELSELGFDDRFKRMWRYYLCYCEGGFLARSISTVHLTFRKS, from the coding sequence ATGAGCAATTCACAATCTATGATGGTAACTACCGAGCTGTCGGGCATTCAAAAAGCGGCTCGCGCCTTTATCATGGAGCAACTTAAATCGTTACGATGGGGCAAATTATCTGTAGTTGAGGTGTTTGGACCACAAGCAGAACAGTTTAATTTTGGTCAGTCTGATGCAGAGGTTGTAGGGGTGGTGGAAGTACAAACCCCAGATTTCTATTTAAGAATGTTGAAAGGTGGCAGTATCGCCGCTGCCCGAGCTTACATTGATGGCGACTGGGAGAGTCCAAATCTTGTAGCTGTAATGCAAGTAATGGCAAAAAATACCGCTAAATTGGACCATATTAATGGTCGTATGGGCGTGTTCACCCGCTTTGCAAACCTCATTGGACACTGGAAAAATAGAAATACTCAGCGCAATGCAAAGCAGAATATATTAGCGCATTATGACCTGGGTAATTCCCTGTATGAGCGTTTCTTAGACAATGAAATGTTGTACTCCTCAGCGTTATATCTCAATAAAGACGATTCCTTGGAGCAGGCGCAACAAAATAAAATGCAGCGGTTGTGCGAACAGTTACAGTTGCAAGCCAGTGATAGAGTGATAGAGATAGGAACGGGTTGGGGAGGAATGGCAATTTACATGGCTAAGAATTTTGGCTGCCATGTTACGACGACCACCATTTCTGATGAGCAGTTCGATTATGCTCAGCAACGTATTGAGCAAGAGGGGCTGCAACACAAGATTACGCTATTGAAAAAAGATTATCGGTTATTAGAAGGCACCTTCGATAAATTAGTTTCAATAGAGATGATAGAAGCAGTTGGGCGTGCGTTCTTAGCGTCATATATTGATAAATGTAATGCGCTAGTAAAACCCGGTGGTAGAGTTGCGATTCAATCCATCACTATTGCTGATCAGCGCTTTGAATCATATAGCAATAGTGTCGATTTTATTCAAAAATACATCTTTCCTGGTGGTTTTCTGCCTTCGGTAAGCTACCTTCTAGAGCAAACCACCAAGCATAGCCAACTGGTGATTGAAGACCTGTATGATATTGGTATTGATTACGCTTATACCTTAAGGGAGTGGCGGGAGCGCTTTAACCATGCTGATAGAGAGCTGAGTGAGCTTGGATTTGATGACAGATTCAAGCGTATGTGGCGCTATTATCTTTGCTACTGTGAAGGCGGATTCCTCGCCCGATCAATCAGTACGGTTCACCTTACTTTTCGTAAGAGCTGA